Below is a window of Thermodesulfovibrionales bacterium DNA.
TTTCGAGGTGAAGCCATGATATCCTTCTCGTCTTCTCTTCCTTTCCCGGAGCCCTTCACCCTGAGGTTGCTTCTGGGAGGCGTTGAGATCTGCCATGCATTATTATAACCGAGATGCTCCCTTCCCTGATAGAAACCAGCCGGGGGACGTTTTCTTGGTCACCGGATTCGACGAGGGAGAGTAAGCGGCTGGGAGAACCTTCTCCGCTTCAACAGCGAGTCAATCACATTTCTCCTTAGCAGGTCTCTGGGCGCAACTCAAACGCTCTCGTGTAGATTTTCGGCCGGAAGAGGTTATATAATATTTGCCTATAACTTTTAACGGGAGGCAGCGGTGATTCTGAAAGGCAGGGTATGGAGGTTCGGGAATGACGTCGACACAGACGCGATAATTCCTGCGAGGTATCTGAGTACATCGGACCCTGCAGAACTCGCGAGGCATGTCATGGAAGATGCGGATAAGGATTTCCCCGGAAAAGTGCGCGAGGGTGATATTCTCGTCGCCGGCAAGAACTTCGGCTGCGGTTCATCAAGAGAACATGCGCCGATAGCGATAAAGGCAGCGGGCATTCAGGCCGTCATCGCAAGGAGCTTCGCGAGGATCTTCTACAGGAACTCTTTCAATATCGGACTCCCGATTTTTGAATCCGTTGAGGCATCGGAGAGGATTCAAGAGGGCGATGTTGTCGAAATAGACGCTGATGAGGGTGCGATCAAGAATCTCACGCGGAACGAGCGCTATACGGCGAAGCCGATCCCTGCCTTCATGCAAGAGCTGATAAAGGCCGGCGGGCTGATCGAGTGGACCAAGAAGAAGGTAAAAGGAGCTGTTGCATGAACAAGACCTATAGAATAGCGGTAGTCCCCGGTGACGGAACAGGGCCGGAAGTTGTGGCGGAAGGCTTAAAGGTCCTCCACGCGGCTTCGACTAAGTTTGGTTTCGCGCTCAGTCTGAATCATTTTGATTTCGGCGGGGATAGATATCTGCGAACGGGCGAGACATTGCCCGAGGGCGCGATAGAGGAACTCCGGAAATATGATGCGATGTACCTCGGCGCCATCGGTCACCCCGACGTGAAACCCGGAATACTCGAAAAAGGTATTCTCCTGAGGCTGAGGTTCGAGCTTGACCAGTACATCAATCTGAGACCGGTGAAACTTTATCCCGGGATCGACTGCCCTCTGAAGGACAAGGGACCTGAGGACATCGATTTTGTAGTTGTGCGCGAGAATACCGAAGGCCTCTATGCGGGTGCCGGAGGCTTCTTGAAAAGAGGCACCGCTGATGAGGTGGCGGTGCAGGAATCGATTAATACGCGGAAGGGCGTCGAGCGCTGCATCCGCTACGCCTTTGAGTACTGCAGGAAGAGGAACAAGGCGAAAAAACTCACCCTCTGCGGCAAGACGAATGTCCTCACCTTCGCCTTCGACCTGTGGGAGAGGGCCTTCTATGAGGTTGCGAAGGAATACCCTGACATAAAGGCCGACTATGCGCATGTCGATGCGATAACCATGTGGTTTGTGAAGAACCCGGAATGGTTTGACGTAATCGTCACAGACAACATGTTCGGTGATATCATCACTGACCTCGGCGCGATGATTCAAGGCGGGATGGGCATAGCAGCGGGAGGGAACATCAACCCCGGAGGGGTCTCGATGTTCGAGCCGATCGGCGGCTC
It encodes the following:
- the leuD gene encoding 3-isopropylmalate dehydratase small subunit, coding for MILKGRVWRFGNDVDTDAIIPARYLSTSDPAELARHVMEDADKDFPGKVREGDILVAGKNFGCGSSREHAPIAIKAAGIQAVIARSFARIFYRNSFNIGLPIFESVEASERIQEGDVVEIDADEGAIKNLTRNERYTAKPIPAFMQELIKAGGLIEWTKKKVKGAVA
- a CDS encoding 3-isopropylmalate dehydrogenase → MNKTYRIAVVPGDGTGPEVVAEGLKVLHAASTKFGFALSLNHFDFGGDRYLRTGETLPEGAIEELRKYDAMYLGAIGHPDVKPGILEKGILLRLRFELDQYINLRPVKLYPGIDCPLKDKGPEDIDFVVVRENTEGLYAGAGGFLKRGTADEVAVQESINTRKGVERCIRYAFEYCRKRNKAKKLTLCGKTNVLTFAFDLWERAFYEVAKEYPDIKADYAHVDAITMWFVKNPEWFDVIVTDNMFGDIITDLGAMIQGGMGIAAGGNINPGGVSMFEPIGGSAPKYKGQNIINPLAAICAGGMMLEHLGEEKAGKRIEKAVMEITGKHLKSLAAGKMGHSTSEIGDMVADCVAKD